GACATTGGCCGCCTGTCGAAGCGCCGGGTTGGAAGGGTCGAGCACAAGCTCCTTCATGTCATCATGGTCGGCGATCAGGGCCGGCAAGGTCTCATAGCGGCTCAGATGACCGGCCAGGGCCGACGTCGCGAGACGCAGCGCGCTGTTGGCCTGCAGCGAGGCTTCTTCCATGACATTGCGGGTCAAGAACCGATTGCCGACGGTCAGCAGCGCCAGACTTGCCGCAACGAGAACCAGAACAAGCGCCATGATCATGCGTCGGGCAGCAGCCAATCGTCTTGCGGGTGGTACCGTTGCCGTCATCAAATGCACTGTCCTCCTGGCGTGAGGATAACCGCCTGTCCGCCGCATTCCAAGCGGGCTTGAAAACGCGGCCTCCTGGCCGCGAAAAAGCCGCCGGCTTTCAAGGTCCGGCGGCTCTGGATTCTTGCGGCACCTGAACCAGTCACGCCGCGTGGCGTTGCGACTGCGTCGCCGGACGGCCGGCCTCCGGCGCGAGCTTGAACTGATCGATCAGTTGCATGAGTGCATCGGCCTCGTCAGCCAGTTGCCGGGTCGCCGCATTGGTCTCCTCGACCATCGCCGCGTTGCGCTGGGTCATCTGATCCATCTCGTTGACCGAGGAATTCACCTCCGCCAGCGCATTCGACTGGTCGCGGCTTGCCATGGCGATGACCGAGACGCGGTCTGCAACCGTGATGATGTTGGCCGAGATGTCGGCAAGCACAGATCCGGTCTGCTGCACCAGCTTGGCCCCCGAAGAGACTTCCGTGCTCGACTTGTGGATCAGGTCCTTGATCTGCTGGGCGGCACCCGCCGAGCGTTGGGCGAGTTCGCGGACTTCCTGTGCCACGACCGCAAAGCCCTTGCCCGCCTCGCCCGCACGCGCCGCCTCGATGCCGGCGTTGAGCGCAAGCAGGTTGGTCTGGAAGGCGATCTCGTCGATGACGTCAATGATCTGGACGATCTGCCCCGAAGCGTCCTCGATCCTGCCCATCGCGTCGATGGCGCTGGCCACGACGGTGGACGAGGTGTCCGCTCGGCCCTTCGTGTCGGCGACGATGGTGTTTGCTTCTTCGGCCCGTTCGGCAGACGATTTCACCGTGACTGTGATCTCTTCGACGGCAGCCGCTGTCTCTTCCAGTGAGGCGGCCTGCTGTTCGGTGCGCTTGGCCAGTTGGTCGGCCGCAGTGCTCATCTCGGCAGCGTTGCGCTGGATCATGTAGGTGTTCGAGCGGATCTGCCTCATCGTATCCTGCAGATGCTCGAGAGACTGATTGAAGTCGTTGCGCAACTGCTCGAGACGGCCGTGGAACGGCGTATCGATGGTTTCCGAGATATCGCCTTTGGCGAGCCGACCGAGGCCGGTGGCAAGCGCATTGACCGCAAAGTCGATCTGATGGTCGATCTCCTGCTTTTCGAGATCGTTGCGGCGGCGTTCTTCCTCGGCCTGAACCCGCTCGGCTTCGCTGCGGCTCTCGATTTCGATCTTCGACAGGGCATTCTGCTTGAACACGCCAAGCGCACGGGCCATCTCGCCGATCTCGTCGACGCGGGCCTCACCATTGATCTTGGTGTCGAGCACGCCTTCGGCCAGCCGGCGCATGGCACCGGTGATCTGCCCGATCGGGCCCTTGAAGGTAAGCACCAGACCGATGCCGGCAAAGATCGAGATCAGGATGCCGAGCCCCGTCGCTCCGAGGGAGATCGAATTGGCCTCCTGCCGCTCCTGGCCGGCCGAGACCTTCTGCATCTCGGCAAAGGCGGTGAGTTGCTTCCAGATGACGTTGAGTTCGGAAGCAGCCTGCTCGAAGCTCGACTTGCGCTCCTGACTGACCTTCACGAGTTCTGCACTCGCGCCGAGCATTGTGTCGACAGCCGGGCCGAGATCCTTCTTCACCTGCATCAGGATCGGCTGATCGGCGGCGGTCTTGTCGAGTTCTGCAAGGAACTTCTTCACAGCGTTGAACTGCTGCGCAAGCAGCATGCGGTTCTGTTCGGTGGGATCGAGAAGGAAGCGCGCCATCATGATCTGCAGCGCATAGCCTGCTGCCATGACCTGACGACCGTCTTCGATGACGGCCTGGGCCTTGGCCAGCGGCGCGTCGAGTTCCCCGAACTTGATCGTCGCATCCTTCATCTTCTGCTGGGCGGCAAGGCCGAGATAGGCATTCAACTGGGTGAAATTGCGCAGTTTGCCGGCGAGATCCGTCATCACGGCCTCGGACTTGTCATTAGCGGCGACCGCCGCTTTCAATTCGCCGCCGATCTTGTCCAGCGTCTTGGCGGCCGATTGGTTCGCCTTTGGCAGGACAGCAGCCAGCACCTGCTGGCGGGCGATGATTTCATCCACCCGTCCCGCTATGACCGCAAATTTCTCGTCCGGTGTCTTGGCCTTGGTAAAGGCGGAATTGGTTTCGGTCAGGAAAGTGCCAGTGCTGCGGATGCTTTCGGCGTCGCGCAGCATGGTCTTGGCGGACGCATCATCGGCCTGCACCGCACGCTCCATGGTCGCCATGGCAGCGTTCACGCGACCCTGGGCGATGATGACCTGCTTGCTTCCTTGCTGCAGCGTATCGACAAGGCCCGTCTCGCTGGCATGCAGCGTCCAGAGATCGTCGATATGCATGAAGACCTTGTCGATGAGCTTGCCGGCCTCTTCCAGTTCGGCTCGACCATCGGCATCCGGAGCAAGCTGGGCAAGGGTTGCATCGAGGTCACGCCGCTGCTGTTCGAGCCGCCCTGTCAGATCGGCCTTCGCCTCGTCCGTCGTATTGGCGAGGAAGGTGGACATCGAGGCCGAGACATCGCGGAAACCGCTCAGGGACTGAAGCACGCTGTTGGAAATCTCGATCCGCCCCTGCAGCAGGCCCGATGCATAGAGCCCTGTAAAGCCGACGGCGGAAATGCTGATGACAAACGGCAGGATGAAAATCAGGACCTTTGTCTGAATGTTAAAGCGCGACAATACACGATCGATGAACACGAAATGTCTCCTCCAACGCCGACGGTCCGCAAATGGCGGAGCCGAAGCGCCCACGTCTAAATCCTGCTGATCATGGGCAAGGAAGACTAATAGGCGCTTAATGGCGGGCCTCACTGACCCATCCCCCGAGGCAAGGATGAGGGGTAGTACCGGCGGCAAAGCCGATCACCCACCACTGCGCCAGGCGACTTCCGTGTTCCCCAACTGGATCAACGTTTTCCTAGGACCTCTCCCCTATATTTGTCTCGGCCCGGACGACTTTCCTCATCGCTGGAACTCCCCGTCGGAAGCAACAGGGAAGAAGTGCATTGCAGGCAAGCCGTCATCGTTCCAATTCGGGAGGACGCAGAATGAGAACCTTGATCATCGCCGCCGTATTTGTCGCGGCAAACGGCCTTGCTACGGCCTCTGCCGCGGATCTGCGCATGTCATGGTGGGGCAGCGAGGACCGCCATATCGCCACGCAGGAAGCGTTGAAGTTCTGCGGCGACAAATTCGGCCACACGATCGCGCCGGAAATGACCGGCTGGACCGGCCATCAGGAGAAAATCGCCACCCAGCTCGCCGGGCGAACCGAAGCCGACATCATGCAGATCAACTGGCCCTGGCTCCCGATCTTCTCGAAGAGCGGCAACGGCTTTGCCGATCTCAACCAGTTCAAGGACGTCATCGACCTCGGTCAATGGTCGGAGGCCGATCGGAAAAGCGGCAGTGTCGATGGCAAGCTGAATGGCCTGCCGGTGTCCATCACGGGCCGCGTCTTCATGTTCAACAAGGCCACCTATGACAAGGCTGGCCTTGCCATTCCAACCACCTGGGACGACTTGTTCGCCGCAGCCCCTGTCATGAAGCAAAGGCTCGGCCCGGACTACTATCCATTCGAAGGAAACGGCCCCGACGCGCGTCTCATCGTCATTCTGCGCACCACGCAGAAGACCGGCAAGGATTTGATCGACCCGGCCACCCGGCAGGTCGCCTGGACCGTTGAAGAACTGGCAGAAAGCCTCGACTTCTATCAATCCATGGTCGAACAGGGCGTCGTCAAGTCCTGGCAGGACGAGGCTGCCGGAGGCAACGCGCCGCTGCATGAAAACCCCGAATGGGCCAGCGGCAAGATTGCCGGAACATATCAGTGGAGCAGCACATACAGCAAGATCGTCGGCCCGATGCAGGAAGGCCAGCAACTCGTGCCGGTCGAAATGCTGAAGGTCGATGGCGCAACCACGGAAGGCATCTATCGCAAGCCCTCGATGTTGTTTGCCATATCAAAATGCAGCAAGGAGCCGAAAGCGGCCGCCGAGATTATCAACTGCTTGCTGAACGATCCCGAAGCGATCCGTAAACTCGGTGCAACGCGCGGCGTGCCCTCCAGCAAAGTCGCCCTTGAAGTACTGACCAGTGCGGGCACGATCGAGCCGGCGCAGATCGAGGCAAACAAGATTGTCATGCAAAGCACGGGCGTCGACGTCTCCCCGCTGAATGAAAATCCGCGCGTCGCAGAAGCCTTCGACAGCACATTCGAAGCTTTCGCCTATGGCCAGCTCAACGCCGAGACCGCGGCCGCCGGTATTATCGACAGGATCAACGGCATCTTGACGGGCATCTGAGCAACGATCTCGAACGACAGCTCCGCGAAGCTGCAGCTTCGACCGAAAGCAGTCCGTGGGTCCAGAGGGGGGGCACGCGGCCTCAGCGGCTCCGGCCGGCCGCCGGAGGCCCGCCGGAGGCAATTTCACAGGCGCCTGTCAGCTCGCGGCCTTGTGGATGATGTCAGACCCCGCATCCTGACGCATATCCATCCAGGCGAGACTGCCCGTATAACGCCATGCCATCTGGCCCCGTTCGTCGAGCGCAAACAGGCTGAGCCAGCCATTGTCGAACAGCGCCTGCACCTGGGCATGCCGTTTGAGGATGTCGGTGATCGCCTCTTTCGGCGCCTCGACGGCGACCGTCAACCGCAGCGGCTCATGCACGAAATGCTCGCCGTCATGCACTGACTGCCAGGGAAGCCCTGCGCGCATATTTCCGCCATTGCCCTCGACCACGCCGATGCCACCGACGACATTGTGCAGGAGCTTGTTGCCGGCCCCGAAGAGCGACGGCGCGACGCAGGAGCCGAAATATTGCAGGCTGATCCAGCTCGCGACGACGACGGGTGCCGTCAGGATGAGTTCGAGGATCTTGAAGCCCTCGTCCGTCTTCCAGACATAGTCGTGTAGGAAGGCCTGGCCTTCCAGCGATCGACCAGCCGTCCGGGTGCGCGGTGCGGCGATGAAGGCACGGCAGCCGGCAAGCCCGAGTTCGGGCCGCACTTCCGACCAGTCCCGACTGCGCTCGATGACACTGTCGGCTGTCGCCCGTGGCAGCCGCCGTGCCCGCTCCGCGCGCGTCAGGTGGCCAGCCTGGGCCAGCCACTGCCGGATGCGGACAATATCCTCCGGCTGAATGTCGGTCTCAAGGTCTTCCTCGAAAAGCGTCACGGTATCGGTTGTCGTATCATGCAAACCACCGAGGAAGACGGTGTCGGCCGGGATGGTGATTCCGTTGATCGCCAGCGTCTCCCGCACGGCGCGGTCGTTCAGAAGATCAGCCAGCAGACGCGCGTTGACGTCACCCGCATAACCGCCGCAGGCGCCGCAGTGAAGTGCGCTGGCATAGGGGTTGTTGACCACATTCGCCCCATGACCGGAGATCAGCACGAAGCGGCCGAAACCTTCCGTCAGCGACATGGCCTTCAGCACCGTTTCGGCGATGACGACACGCGTGTCGAGATCAAGGCTGGGCGCAAGGCGAGGCTTGGCGGCATCCGGGCCTTTGCCCTTGTGAAGGCCGAGACCGTCGCGGATCAGCTTGCCGGCATAGACCGGCCCCATCGCTTCGACAAAGGCGAAGGAGGAAACGGCGGCCAGCTTGAACCGTCCCCAGGCGCGGGTGGCGCGGGCGCTGAACCGCGCCTGCTGATCGGCATCGCCGTCGTGATCTACCGCGCTGCAGCTGAAGACGGAGGGCTTCAGGAGAACCGGCAGACGATGCTCGGAGACGTCGGAGGCAAAGCCTTTGTGGCTTGCGCCGAGACCAAAGAAGCCGGCGAAGCCGAGCGTCCTGACACCCGGATCAACGCTTTCGAGCGATCGGCGAAAGACCTCCGAGCGCACGTCGATGCAAAAGGCAGCCTGCAACACAGGCCGCAACTCGGCAACCTTGATCGTCGAGGGTGCGGCGAGCGTAGCCGCGAGCTTCCGCTGTGCTGCCCGCTCGGCAGCAACCTGCAGCAACCCGTCAATGACGGTATCGAAATCCGGGCTGACCGGCTCGACATGCTTGTGTCGCACCTGCTGCCACTCGCGCTCGATCTCAGTCTTGTGCCGGGCATACAGCACCTCTTCGAAGACGAGCCGGATCGCCAGCAACTCGAGCGCCGTGGTATCCGTGCGGCCCTCGATCTCGGCCTTGAACTGGATGTGTCGCGCATACTGCGCCCAGCCGCCGACGGTCAGCAGCAGCTGGTGGAAATAGGTGCCGGGTTCGGCGCCGAGGCCCAGCGAAACGGCCGCCCGCTCGATCGCCCCGTCAGGGGTTTCCGGCGTTTCATCGACATGGATGCTGAAGCCCTTCAGCCCCAGGATTTCTGGCGTCAGATCATGGGTCGCAAAGGCACGCCAGGCGGCATAGAGCCCGTTGCGCCGGGACGCGGCCCAGAGGGCCTGCCCCTGGTCGAAGAAACCGGCTGCAAAGGTCCCGATCCGCTCGGAGACCAGCCCGGGCCAATCCTTGCCCGTGGCCCGCGCGGCAAGATCCGCGATCGTCGGCAGTGCGATAACCGGCTGCGGTTCTTCGCCAACGGCCGCCTTGAGCGCCGGCAGGTCGATGCGGTTGAAGAGCGCGCTCGACTGGAGGGCAGCGATCAGATCCTCATCGGTGATCTCCCCCTTGGCGATCTTGTCGGCATAGTGCTTGCGTGGCAAAGCGAGCCTGACGCCACCGATCCGGGCAAGCCGGGCCGCGGTGTGGTCCAGCGTTTCGCTGACCTGGCCGAGGAAGGGGTTGACGGCAACGGTCGCCGTCAGCGGCCAGGCCGGCGGGATCGCCCGCACCGCCTGATTGGCTGCCCGGGCAAGCGCTTCACCATGCAGTGTATCGACTGTGGTCATCTTGGTCATCGGTTCACTCTTTCACGAAAGCGGGCGTTGCGGAGGTAGTGCGTGGAAGCGTCCAGCCACCAAGCAGGCGATCGAAGAGGGCATTGACGTAGAGGCCGTTGGCGAGATGCACCCTGAGGCCCGCCGCTGCCGGATGATAGGCCCAGAGCGGGAAGAGCGACTGGGCGACCGCCACCACACCGAAGGTGACGACGGCCAGCAGCATCAGCGTCCATTCGAGCGGCCCTGGCTGTGGGGTTGCGGGCAGCGTGTCGAGCATCAGCTTGTCGGCGATCCGCTGCAGGGCGAAGTAGGCCGTGGCCGCTGAGATCGAGTAGAGCGAGGTCCGCCAGGTGAGCGCCCAGGGCGCCGCATCCGCCAAGCCTTGCGCGATCAGATAGGCAACGCCGAAGATCAGGATCGCTCCGAGTGCGAGCGCCTGCGGCGTCTTGTCCGCAAAGCCGAAGAGCACACCGATAACGGCGTAGATGGCCAGCGCCAGTAGAAAGGCGCGTCCGACAGCCTTCGCGTTGGGGATCGCGACCGGACCGGGGCGCCGGATCGAGGCGACCGTCTCGATGGCCGAACCGGATGCGAGGAAGGCATGCGCCTTGTAGAGCGAATGGGCGACGATGTGCAGAAGCGCGATCGGGAAGAGTGCCAGACCACATTGCAGGATCATGAAGCCCATCTGCGCGACCGTCGACCAGGCGAGCGAGGTCTTCACCGCCGACTGGGTGAGCATCACGAGACTGCCGAACAGCGCCGTGAAGCCACCGATCATGACCAGCACCGCAAGCACCACGGGGGCTTGCAGCATGACATCGGCAAAGCGGATCAGCAGGAAACCGCCGGCGTTGACGACACCGGCATGCAAGAGGGCAGAGACAGGGGTCGGCGTTTCCATAACTTCGGTCAGCCAGCCATGGGTCGGGAACTGCGCGGACTTCAGAAGCGCTGCGATTGCCAGCAGGGCCGCAGCGGCAATCGTCAGCGGCAGGCCCTCGCCCTCGCGGGCAGCGGCCAGAATGGTCGCAATGTCGCCGGTGCCGAAGGAGATGGCGAGCAGGATGACGGCGCCGATCAGGGCGGCGTCGCCGGTGCGCGAGACGATGAACTTTTTGCGCGCGGCGCGTTGGGCAGCGATCCTGCCAGGATAGAAGAGCAGGAGCTGATGCAGGAGCAGGCTGGTCGCAACCCAACCGACGACGAGCTGCAACAGCGTGCCGGACTGGACGAGCAGAAGGACGGCGGCAAGTGTCGCCGTCATCCAGCCGGTGAACTGACCCTGACGAACCTCACCGTCGAGGAAGGTGCCGGCATAGCGCAGCACCACCCATCCGATGAAGGACACGAGCAGCAGCATCACCATGCTGACAAGGTCGAGCCGCGAGGCGAACGCGAAGGGGCCGTAGCCGAGGGCCGGGCTCGTGCCCGGACCCTGCAGAGCGAGGACGGCGCCGGACAAAAAAACGACGAGCATGGAACCGAGGGCAGCGAATTCGACAACGCGGATCGCCCGGCGCGGGCGAAGCCCCGGCGCTTTGAATGCGTAATACGAGGCACCGGCAAGCAGGAGCGGTGCGAGAAGCGGCAGCATGTGGATCACTTGACGTCTCCGGTCTGGACCGCTGCTTGGGAGGAGGCAACGGCGATCTCACGGACCTGTTATCAGCGACGTGATCACAAGAAAAATTCATTGTTTCTCCGATTTCGTTCTATAAAATAGAACAATGTCCGAGCTGAACTATCACCACCTCCGCTATTTCCGCGCCGTCGCCCATGATGGAAATCTGACGCGCACGGCCGAACGGCTGAACCTGTCGCAATCGGCGCTCTCCATCCAGATCAAGCACTTGGAGGAGCGTCTGGGCCACGCTCTCTTCGAGCGTCGCGGACGACAGCTTTATCTCACGGAAGCCGGCCGCATCGCGCTCGACCATGCCGACACGATCTTTTCGGCCGGCGAAGAGCTAGTCGAAACACTGAAGGAAACAGGAAGAACCCGCCGCGCGATCCGCATTGGGGCGCTCGCGACCCTGTCACGCAACTTCCAGATGGAATTCCTGCGGCCAATCCTCGGGCGATCCGATGTCGACATGATCCTGCGCTCCGGCAGCACCAGCGAACTGCTCGGCGCGCTCGAAGCGCTCAATCTCGACATTGTCCTCCTGAATCAGGCGCCCATGACCGATTCCGTCACGCCCTTCATCGCCCAGCATGTCTACCAGCAGCGGGTCAGTCTCATCGGCAGGCCATCCTACGGCAAGCCGGGCGCTAACCTTGCCGACCTGCTGGGCGAGCATCCCGTCATCCTGCCCACGCTCGAAAGCGGCGTGCGCTCGCAGTTCGAGGCGCTTGTGGCAAGGCTGGGGATCACGCCACAGATTGCCGCCGAAGTGGACGACATGGCGATGATGCGTCTTCTGGCACGCGAAGGCGCGGGCCTTGCCGTTTTGCCGCCAATCGTCGTGAAGGGCGAACTTGAGGCTGGTACACTGGTGGAGTTCGATGCCCTGCCCGGTATGATCGAAGCCTTCTTTGCGGTGACCGTAAAGCGTCGTTTCCCCAATCCGCTCATCCGGCCGTTGCTCGAAGCGAATGGCGACGGCAAATCCACTGATGCCGGATCTACGTAAAGTTTGAGCGTATAAACGCTTGAAAAGGGGACATCGTGAAGACTTCCATAGCCATCATCGGAGCCGGCATCGCTGGTATCACCCTTGCGCAGGCGCTTGTCCCATACGCGAACGTCACCATTTTCGAGAAGAGCCGAGGCCTCGGTGGCCGCATGGCGAACCGCCGCCGCGAGGGTTTTGCTTTCGACCATGGCGCCCAGTATTTCACCGCACGTTCGCCAGCCTTTCGCGCGGTTGCGGAAGCAGCGGTTGAGGCGGGCCATGCCGGTATCTGGCCAAGGGCGGTGCACACGCTGAAGTCCGGCGGATTGCTGACCGACAATCGCCAACCGGAACCGCGGTATGTCGGCTTGCCCGGAATGAGCGGGTTTGCGAACGGACTGGCTGACGGTCTTGAGATCCGCAAGCAAACGACCGTTGCAGGGCTTCAGCAGTGCGGACATGGCTGGGCGTTGACCGACGGCGAAGGTCAGGATCTTGGCCGCTTCGACACGGTCATCTCCACGGCGCCGGCACCACAGACAATCCGGCTGATGCCCGAGACATTTTCCGGACACGACGCTTTGGCCATTGTCCGGATGAGTGGTTGCTTCACCCTGATGATCGGTCTCGACGAGCCCCTGCACCTCGACTTCCACGCCGCCCGTATCGAGGACGACATCCTGAGCTGGATCGCCGTCGAGGACAGCAAACCCGGCCGCCGAGACAAGCTGGCGCTCACCATCCACAGCCGCAACGATTGGGCTGAGGCAAACCTGGAACGCGACCGCGACGAGGTGAAATCGGAGATGCTTGCGTCGCTGAAGCGCCTGCTTGGACTAGACTTCTCGAACGCCGCCTGGCTCGACCTGCATCGCTGGCGCTACGCCAATGTCGAAGAACCCGCCAGCCAACCCTTCCTCTTCGATGAAGCCCTCGGCCTTGGAGCCTGTGGTGACTGGTGCCTCGGCAACCGGGTTGAGGCCGCTGTGGAAAGCGCCACCGCTCTCTCGACGAGAATGATCACTCGCCTGCAAGGAGCCTGACAATGTATCGCGATCCGGCGCTCACGAAACTTCTCACCTATGCCGGCGCCCTACCCTTTTGGGCGCTCGCTCTGGCCCAGGTGCTCGGCGGCGATCCAGCACTTACCGCTGAGGCCTTCATTGCCTACGGAACCGGCATCGCCTGTTTCATGGCCGGCACGCTCTGGAGCCAGGCACAGATCCGCACTCAGGATCCGAGGCTCATGCTGATCGTCAGCAATATTGCAGCCCTCGCAGCCATCGGCGGCCTGCTGGTCTACGCCCATGCTCCGGCCGTCACGATGGCATTGCATGTTACGGTATTTCTGGTCCTGCTTGCCGCCGATCTCCGCATTCACAGAAAAGGCGCCCAGCCCGCCTGGTATCTGGCACTTCGGCGCAATGTCACACTGCTGGTGATCGCCGCTTATGCCGTGGTCATGATCCTGACATGAGATTTTCAGGGTAAGTGCTGTAAGATAGCAATGAATTCCGCGAGGAACGGAGGCGTGCTGCGGGGCGCGCCGGATCTTGACAGGCGCGGCCAATGTGCGGGGGATCATGATGGGGAATGCGGGCGAGCAGAAGTTGAACGGCGGAGACGGTGCGGCAGCGCCGTTTCTGGCCGATGCGACGTATATGGCGGAACTCCGTCAACGCATGCTGAAATTCGCAAGCCTCCAGCTTGCGGATCCCGGCTTCGCCGAAGATGCTGTGCAGGAAGCGCTGGCCGGTGCGCTCCGCAACGCCGACGCCTTTGCCGGCCGTTCCGCTTTTCGCACCTGGGTCTTCGCCATCCTGCGCAACAAGATCGCCGACCAGATCCGCTTCAAGCACAAGCAATCGCAGATGATCGCCATGCCGCTTGGTCACCTCCCCGATGAGGATGAGCCTCGCTACTTCGACGCCAATGGCTCTTGGGCTCCGGAGAACCGCCCCAGTGGCTGGGGCAATCCGGAAGTCGAACTCTTGGGCAAGGATTTCTGGCGGGTCTTCGAAACTTGCCTCGATCATCTGCCGCCCGACCAAGGCCGCGTCTTCATGATGCGCGAATTCGTCGAGATGGACACAGCCGAGATCTGCGCCGAGGTCGGCATCACCACCACCAACATGCATGTCCTGATGCACCGCGCGCGGCTTCGCCTGCGCAATTGCCTGGAAGGACACTGGTTCGCGCCGGAGGAGAAATTATCATGATGTGCGACAAGGCGACCAAACTTGCCTCGGACAAACTTGACCGGCGCCTGTCCATTCCGGAGACCATCCGCCTGCGCCTGCATCTTGTCGGTTGCGATGCCTGCTCGGGCTTCGTCCGGCAAATCGGTGTGTTGCGCAAGGCAAGCCGCCGCTACGTCGCGACCGACGCCTCCGATCC
This DNA window, taken from Peteryoungia algae, encodes the following:
- a CDS encoding methyl-accepting chemotaxis protein, encoding MFIDRVLSRFNIQTKVLIFILPFVISISAVGFTGLYASGLLQGRIEISNSVLQSLSGFRDVSASMSTFLANTTDEAKADLTGRLEQQRRDLDATLAQLAPDADGRAELEEAGKLIDKVFMHIDDLWTLHASETGLVDTLQQGSKQVIIAQGRVNAAMATMERAVQADDASAKTMLRDAESIRSTGTFLTETNSAFTKAKTPDEKFAVIAGRVDEIIARQQVLAAVLPKANQSAAKTLDKIGGELKAAVAANDKSEAVMTDLAGKLRNFTQLNAYLGLAAQQKMKDATIKFGELDAPLAKAQAVIEDGRQVMAAGYALQIMMARFLLDPTEQNRMLLAQQFNAVKKFLAELDKTAADQPILMQVKKDLGPAVDTMLGASAELVKVSQERKSSFEQAASELNVIWKQLTAFAEMQKVSAGQERQEANSISLGATGLGILISIFAGIGLVLTFKGPIGQITGAMRRLAEGVLDTKINGEARVDEIGEMARALGVFKQNALSKIEIESRSEAERVQAEEERRRNDLEKQEIDHQIDFAVNALATGLGRLAKGDISETIDTPFHGRLEQLRNDFNQSLEHLQDTMRQIRSNTYMIQRNAAEMSTAADQLAKRTEQQAASLEETAAAVEEITVTVKSSAERAEEANTIVADTKGRADTSSTVVASAIDAMGRIEDASGQIVQIIDVIDEIAFQTNLLALNAGIEAARAGEAGKGFAVVAQEVRELAQRSAGAAQQIKDLIHKSSTEVSSGAKLVQQTGSVLADISANIITVADRVSVIAMASRDQSNALAEVNSSVNEMDQMTQRNAAMVEETNAATRQLADEADALMQLIDQFKLAPEAGRPATQSQRHAA
- a CDS encoding ABC transporter substrate-binding protein, with protein sequence MRTLIIAAVFVAANGLATASAADLRMSWWGSEDRHIATQEALKFCGDKFGHTIAPEMTGWTGHQEKIATQLAGRTEADIMQINWPWLPIFSKSGNGFADLNQFKDVIDLGQWSEADRKSGSVDGKLNGLPVSITGRVFMFNKATYDKAGLAIPTTWDDLFAAAPVMKQRLGPDYYPFEGNGPDARLIVILRTTQKTGKDLIDPATRQVAWTVEELAESLDFYQSMVEQGVVKSWQDEAAGGNAPLHENPEWASGKIAGTYQWSSTYSKIVGPMQEGQQLVPVEMLKVDGATTEGIYRKPSMLFAISKCSKEPKAAAEIINCLLNDPEAIRKLGATRGVPSSKVALEVLTSAGTIEPAQIEANKIVMQSTGVDVSPLNENPRVAEAFDSTFEAFAYGQLNAETAAAGIIDRINGILTGI
- a CDS encoding YbcC family protein; its protein translation is MTKMTTVDTLHGEALARAANQAVRAIPPAWPLTATVAVNPFLGQVSETLDHTAARLARIGGVRLALPRKHYADKIAKGEITDEDLIAALQSSALFNRIDLPALKAAVGEEPQPVIALPTIADLAARATGKDWPGLVSERIGTFAAGFFDQGQALWAASRRNGLYAAWRAFATHDLTPEILGLKGFSIHVDETPETPDGAIERAAVSLGLGAEPGTYFHQLLLTVGGWAQYARHIQFKAEIEGRTDTTALELLAIRLVFEEVLYARHKTEIEREWQQVRHKHVEPVSPDFDTVIDGLLQVAAERAAQRKLAATLAAPSTIKVAELRPVLQAAFCIDVRSEVFRRSLESVDPGVRTLGFAGFFGLGASHKGFASDVSEHRLPVLLKPSVFSCSAVDHDGDADQQARFSARATRAWGRFKLAAVSSFAFVEAMGPVYAGKLIRDGLGLHKGKGPDAAKPRLAPSLDLDTRVVIAETVLKAMSLTEGFGRFVLISGHGANVVNNPYASALHCGACGGYAGDVNARLLADLLNDRAVRETLAINGITIPADTVFLGGLHDTTTDTVTLFEEDLETDIQPEDIVRIRQWLAQAGHLTRAERARRLPRATADSVIERSRDWSEVRPELGLAGCRAFIAAPRTRTAGRSLEGQAFLHDYVWKTDEGFKILELILTAPVVVASWISLQYFGSCVAPSLFGAGNKLLHNVVGGIGVVEGNGGNMRAGLPWQSVHDGEHFVHEPLRLTVAVEAPKEAITDILKRHAQVQALFDNGWLSLFALDERGQMAWRYTGSLAWMDMRQDAGSDIIHKAAS
- a CDS encoding proton-conducting transporter transmembrane domain-containing protein, translated to MLPLLAPLLLAGASYYAFKAPGLRPRRAIRVVEFAALGSMLVVFLSGAVLALQGPGTSPALGYGPFAFASRLDLVSMVMLLLVSFIGWVVLRYAGTFLDGEVRQGQFTGWMTATLAAVLLLVQSGTLLQLVVGWVATSLLLHQLLLFYPGRIAAQRAARKKFIVSRTGDAALIGAVILLAISFGTGDIATILAAAREGEGLPLTIAAAALLAIAALLKSAQFPTHGWLTEVMETPTPVSALLHAGVVNAGGFLLIRFADVMLQAPVVLAVLVMIGGFTALFGSLVMLTQSAVKTSLAWSTVAQMGFMILQCGLALFPIALLHIVAHSLYKAHAFLASGSAIETVASIRRPGPVAIPNAKAVGRAFLLALAIYAVIGVLFGFADKTPQALALGAILIFGVAYLIAQGLADAAPWALTWRTSLYSISAATAYFALQRIADKLMLDTLPATPQPGPLEWTLMLLAVVTFGVVAVAQSLFPLWAYHPAAAGLRVHLANGLYVNALFDRLLGGWTLPRTTSATPAFVKE
- a CDS encoding LysR family transcriptional regulator produces the protein MSELNYHHLRYFRAVAHDGNLTRTAERLNLSQSALSIQIKHLEERLGHALFERRGRQLYLTEAGRIALDHADTIFSAGEELVETLKETGRTRRAIRIGALATLSRNFQMEFLRPILGRSDVDMILRSGSTSELLGALEALNLDIVLLNQAPMTDSVTPFIAQHVYQQRVSLIGRPSYGKPGANLADLLGEHPVILPTLESGVRSQFEALVARLGITPQIAAEVDDMAMMRLLAREGAGLAVLPPIVVKGELEAGTLVEFDALPGMIEAFFAVTVKRRFPNPLIRPLLEANGDGKSTDAGST
- a CDS encoding NAD(P)/FAD-dependent oxidoreductase, with amino-acid sequence MKTSIAIIGAGIAGITLAQALVPYANVTIFEKSRGLGGRMANRRREGFAFDHGAQYFTARSPAFRAVAEAAVEAGHAGIWPRAVHTLKSGGLLTDNRQPEPRYVGLPGMSGFANGLADGLEIRKQTTVAGLQQCGHGWALTDGEGQDLGRFDTVISTAPAPQTIRLMPETFSGHDALAIVRMSGCFTLMIGLDEPLHLDFHAARIEDDILSWIAVEDSKPGRRDKLALTIHSRNDWAEANLERDRDEVKSEMLASLKRLLGLDFSNAAWLDLHRWRYANVEEPASQPFLFDEALGLGACGDWCLGNRVEAAVESATALSTRMITRLQGA
- a CDS encoding DUF3429 domain-containing protein; the protein is MYRDPALTKLLTYAGALPFWALALAQVLGGDPALTAEAFIAYGTGIACFMAGTLWSQAQIRTQDPRLMLIVSNIAALAAIGGLLVYAHAPAVTMALHVTVFLVLLAADLRIHRKGAQPAWYLALRRNVTLLVIAAYAVVMILT